A genomic region of Pseudopipra pipra isolate bDixPip1 chromosome 20, bDixPip1.hap1, whole genome shotgun sequence contains the following coding sequences:
- the DBH gene encoding dopamine beta-hydroxylase codes for MQTFGSKPCSCPSFKLREVASMYFTMIAVFLVILVVALQGSAPRGSDFPYKVPLDPQGLLELSWNVSYPEQAVNFQLLIRDLQFGLLFGMSDRGEFENADLAVLWSDGSNSYFGDAWSDAKGQLHMDSQQDYQLLGARRAPEGLYLLFRRAFSTCDPKDYLIEDGTVHLIYGILEKPVHSLQAINISAIYGGLQRVQLLKPNITIPELPSDTKTMEITAPDVVIPSQETTYWCYMVEIPKGFPKHHIIMYEPVITEGNEALVHHMEVFQCAAEFDSFPSYNGPCDSKMKPERLNYCRHVLAAWAMGAQAFYYPEEAGVAFGGPHSSRYLRLEIHYHNPLVFKGRRDSSGIRLYYTATLRHHDAGIMELGLVYTPVMAIPPGEDAFVLTGYCTDKCTQKALPAAGIRIFASQLHTHLAGRKVVTVLSRDGRERQVVNSDSHYSPHFQEIRMLKEVVAVFPGDELITTCTYNTQNRSQATVGGFGILEEMCVNYVHYYPQTQLELCKSTMDLGYLHRYFNLVNRFNDEEVCMCPQVSIPEQFNSVPWNTFNRDVLKSLYGFAPISMHCNKSSAIRFPGDWEKQPLPTITERLQEPVPHCPPAPGPQPAAPIPLNLGQLRRD; via the exons ATGCAGACTTTCGGGAgcaagccctgctcctgccccagcttcAAGCTGCGGGAGGTGGCATCCATGTACTTCACCATGATCGCCGTGTTCCTGGTCATCCTGGtggtggctctgcagggctcgGCGCCCCGCGGGAGTGATTTTCCCTACAAGGTGCCCCTCGATCCCCAGGGGCTGCTCGAGCTCTCCTGGAATGTCAGCTACCCTGAGCAAGCCGTGAATTTCCAGCTCCTCATCAGGGACCTGCAGTTTGGGCTCCTCTTCGGGATGTCGGACAGGGGCGAGTTCGAGAACGCGGACCTGGCCGTGCTCTGGAGCGATGGGAGCAATTCCTATTTTGGG GATGCCTGGAGTGATGCCAAGGGGCAGCTCCACATGGATTCACAGCAGGACTaccagctcctgggggctcGGAGGGCTCCCGAGGGGCTCTACCTCCTCTTCAGAAGAGCCTTCAGCACCTGTGACCCCAAGGACTACCTGATAGAG GATGGCACTGTGCACCTCATCTATGGGATCCTGGAGAAACCCGTGCATTCCCTCCAAGCCATCAACATCTCTGCCATCTACGGGGGACTGCAGAGGGTGCAGCTGCTGAAGCCCAACATCACCATCCCTGAACTGCCCAGTGACACGAAAACCATGGAGATAACAGCTCCAGACGTTGTCATTCCCAGCCAAGAGACAACCTACTGGTGTTACATGGTAGAGATCCCAAAAGGCTTCCCCAAACATCACATTATCATG TACGAGCCCGTGATCACGGAGGGCAACGAGGCTCTTGTCCACCACATGGAAGTCTTCCAGTGTGCTGCCGAGTTCGACAGCTTCCCCTCCTACAACGGGCCCTGCGACTCCAAGATGAAGCCAGAGCGGCTCAACTACTGCAGGCACGTGCTGGCAGCCTGGGCCATGGGAGCACAG gctttctaCTACCCTGAAGAAGCAGGTGTTGCCTTTGGTGGCCCACACTCCTCCAGATATTTGCGCCTCGAGATCCATTACCACAATCCCCTGGTGTTCAAAG GTCGCCGTGACTCCTCAGGGATCCGACTGTACTACACGGCCACCCTGCGGCACCACGACGCCGGGATCATGGAGCTGGGCTTGGTCTACACGCCCGTGATGGCCATTCCCCCCGGCGAGGACGCCTTTGTCCTCACGGGCTATTGCACCGACAAATGCACCCAGAAG gctctgcctgctgccGGCATCCGCATCTTcgcctcccagctccacactCACCTGGCAGGAAGAAAAGTGGTGACAGTGCTGTCCCGGGACGGGAGAGAGCGGCAGGTCGTGAACTCCGACAGCCACTACAGCCCTCACTTTCAG GAGATCCGCATGCTGAAGGAGGTCGTTGCAGTCTTTCCA GGCGATGAACTCATCACCACCTGCACATACAACACGCAGAACCGGAGCCAAGCCACCGTG ggagggtTTGGCATCCTGGAAGAGATGTGTGTGAACTACGTGCATTACTACCCCCAGacgcagctggagctgtgcaaaAGCACTATGGATCTGGGATACCTGCACCGATACTTCAACCTCGTGAACAG GTTTAACGATGAGGAGGTCTGCATGTGCCCGCAGGTCTCTATCCCAGAGCAGTTCAATTCTGTCCCCTGGAACACGTTCAACAGAGATGTGCTAAAGTCCCTCTACGGTTTTGCTCCGATCTCCATGCACTGCAACAAATCCTCCGCCATCCGGTTCCCG GGCGACTGGGAGAAGCAGCCACTTCCCACCATCACCgagaggctgcaggagcctgTCCCCCACTGCCCACCTGCCCCAGGGCCTCAGCCTGCTGCCCCCATCCCCCTCAACCTGGGCCAGCTCAGGAGGGACTGA